TCTTCATCCGTGTCAGCGAATAGTAGTGGCTGGCCTGCCCGACGCCCGGTCCCTTCCGGCTGATTCCGCCCTGGCCATGGATCGCCGGCGGCTTCGTTGGCAAGGCCGACAACTCCACCCCGTAGCCGTTCTTCACGCCCTTCAGGAGGATCGAGCCATCCTTCTCCCGAGCGCTCCACGTGCCGAGATGCACGGCGAGCCGCCCAACAGCGGCGCTGGCATCGCCAAGGCTGCCGCGGCTGATCTCATCGAAGTATGTGAATGTGCCAGCGGTCTCATCGGTCACCGCCAGGTGCGCCATGTATATGTCTCGCACAGCCCACGCCGATTTGCGGTGAGCCCCGTGCGGCGAGACACCCACACGGAAGAACGTCAGTTCGTATCCAAACGTATGGTTGGAGTTGTCCCTCAAGTGGCCCGTGTAGTACCACCACTCCGTCGCGAACGGCGGGTGCGATCCGTGATCGCGCGGAAAATCGTACTTCCACCCCGCCACAGCCGGAAGGTATCCCGCAGACGCGGTCAGGGTTACCGGCTCCGGCCTCGCCGCCTCCTTCTTCCCGCAACTCGCAGTCGACAAGACAGCGATGGCTACCACTGGCCACCCGAAACCCGGAACCCGAAACCCGGAACCTGTTACCAACTTCCTCACTCCGCTCTCACCGCCTCGATAACGCGGCGGTTGCCTGCCTGACGAGCCGGCAGCCACCCGGCCAGAATCGACGTTGCGATCATGATCGCCGCGCCCTGGACGAATACGTCCGGCGTCCAGTGAACCTGCACCGTCCACCCGAAGAACTGCTTGTTGATGACATAGATCAACAGCAATCCGAGCGCGCTTCCACAAGCGGCGCCGATGACGTAGCCGATTCCGCCGATCAGTGCGGATTCCAGCAGGATGATCCGCTGCAACTGCCGGCGGGTGGCCCCGACGGCGCGCAGGATGCCCAGCTCGCGCCCGCGTTGAAGGATCAGCGCCGTCATCGTATTGATGATCCCCAGCACCGCCACCAGCACCGAGATGAATTCCAGCGCGTAGGTTACACTGAACGTCTGGTCGAAGATGCGAAGCACCAGGTCATGCAGTTCGCGGTTGGCGGTGATGTCCAGCCTGTCCTTCGCGAATCGACGCTCGATCTGCGTCCTGACCGCAAGCGGATCCATCCCCGGCTTCAGGTAGATCGCCATGCTGTCGACGGTATCGTCCCGCCATACCTTGCGGTACAGGCCGCGGTCCACGGAGATCATTGGGCCGCCCGTTTCGTAGTCGTAGAAGACCCCAGCAATCCGGAACGTGTGCCGGCCGGTTGGCGTCTCCAGCGTGATGGCGTCACCCTCATTCACCCGGAACTTGAGGGCGAACCCCTCTGTAACGATCGCCTCGCCGGCCTGTTTCGCGTGCGCGATGACCTCGCGGCTTTCGCCGCGACGGAACAACTGCCGGCCTTCCCGCGCCAGAACGTCAAACGTGGCGGCGAACAGCACTGTCTGCCGCCCCCGGTAAGTCTGATCAACTGAACGGTATTCGTCGATCGCCCGGATCGTCGGCAGATTCTTCAGGCCTTCGAGCACGCGAGGAGGCACCGTTGCGTCTGCGCCGCTGACGTCGCGGGTGCTCGATTGAAGGAACAGGTCCGCACGAATCGTCTGATCGACCCAGGCCTCCACGGTTCTCCGGAACGAACCGACCATCACGCTCACTCCCACGAACATCGCAAGGCTGACCATAAGCGCGGCGACGACGATGGACGTCCGATCCAGAGACGCGGACAGATACCCGGCCGCCAGAAGGCCTTCCGCGCCGAACAACCGGTCCCATACAGGACGTGCGATACGGCTGAGCCCGGTAGTTATTGCAGGCGTGAGGAGGCAGAATCCGCTCATGATCGCAAACGCCGCCGCCATTCCCGCATATGGCTGTCTGTACACCGTCGCCGCCCAACTCAACGTTCCCGCGATAGCCAGCATGAGGGCGCCTGCCAGAGAAACCAGAGCGATTGTACGCGCGGACGTGCCGGAGCGACTGCCTTCCCGCGCCGTCTGCCCGGGGGGAGTCCCCGCCGCCTCAATCGCCGGCGCGACGCTCGCGATCACGGCTGTCACCAATCCCACCGCCACCGCCTGTGCCACTATCGCCGCGCTGATGGCAAGATGCTCGGCTTCAACGCGGATGTAAAGCGCTGTGACCGTGGCGGATACCGTTCCCAGCGCCGCCTTTGCGAGTGCGATTCCAAGCGCCACGCCAACGGCCGATCCCGCGACGCCGTACGCCGCCCCCTCAACGAGGAACATACCTGCAATCTGCCGCCGCGTCACCCCCAGTTCTCGCAGGATGCCGATCTCCCGGCGGCGCCTAACGACCGCGATGCTCATCGCGTTGTAGATGAGGAACATGCCCACGAACACGGCGATCGCGCTCAGCGCCGTCAGGTTCAACTGAAACGCGGCCAGGAGGCTTTCGACCTGCTCGCTGCGCGCCCGCGGCCGCTCCACCGACACCCCGCCACCAAGAGTCCGCTGGAGAGTCGCTCGCACCTCACCTACCGAAGCATCCGGTGCTGTAAGCACGTCGATCCGCGAGAGGCGCCCCAGCCTGCCAAACGCCTCCTGTGCGGCGGCGATGTCGACCACCGCGATCCGCCCGGCATAAGCCTGCCCGAGTTCGTCCGATTTGAGGATCGCAACGACGTGCCACTCGCGACTTTCAGTACCGTACGCGAGTCGCAGATGGCTGCCGAGATGCAGCCCGCGTTCCTTTGCCAGGCGTTCGCCGACCGCGATTGCGTGTGGATCTCCCAGGAAGTCCGCCGCCGCGCGTCCGCCTTTACCACCCTCCAGTGTGTAGCTGCGAAATGCTGGCTCGCTGAATAGATCCACGCCGAGCACGGTCACCGGCATGTTGTGCCAATCAGGCGCCACAACCGCCGCCTCAACGATCGGGGCAACCGCCGCGACTTCACGCGCGCCGCGAACCTTCAGATACGCGCCGTCCGCCAGACCCTGCGGCCCGCCGTAGACCCGCAACTGGGCCTTTCCGCTCACGGCATCGACCGTCGACCGGAACGCCGCCAGCACGCTTCCGTTCGCGAGCCGGATTGCCAGGAATACGGCGATGCCCAAAGCTACACCCAGTACGGCGACCGCTGTCTTGAAGCGCTCGCCGGCCAGGTGCCGCCACGAAATGAAGCGGAAGAGCGTCAGCAAGCCGCTGCCTCCTCGTGCGGCAAGGCCTGCTCGTAGGGTGTGTTGCCGAGGCTGCCGTCGTGCATCCAGTAGCAACGGTCCGCGAACTGGGACGCATCCGCCGAGTGCGTGACGAGCACCACGGTACAGCCTCGCTCATCGGCCGTCGCCCGCAGGTCTTCCAGCACTTCGGTGGCGAGACGCGTATCGAGGTTGCCGGTCGGCTCGTCGGCTAGAAGCAGGCTCGGCTCGTTGACCAGGGCCCGGGCGATGGCCGCGCGTTGCATCTCTCCACCGCTCAGCTTGTGCGGTCGGAAATGCGCCCGGTCCGTCAAGCCAACCCGATCGAGGAGTTCGGCGACACGCGTCGATAATCCGTTCTTTCTCCCGGCCAGTCTGGCCGGCAGCGCTACATTCTCCGCGACGGTCAGCGTAGGCAGCAGGTTGAAGAACTGGAATATAATACCGATCTCCTCGCGGCGGAATTCGGTGAGTGCGGTGTCGCCGAGTTGGTCCAGCCGCTTACCCGCCACCTGCACCACTCCCGATGTCGGCTTTTCGAGCCCGCCGATAAGGTTCAATAGCGTGCTCTTGCCGCTCCCACTGCGGCCCATCACCGCCACGAACTCTCCAGCGGCAACGTGCAGGCTTACGTCCCGCACGGCAAACACATCGTCGCCTTCGCCCAGATACTCCTTCGTTACACCCTGTAAACGGATCAAACCTTGCCTCCCTGCCGGCCATCACGATCAACGAACGGTATCGCTTCCCCTGTTATAACGCACTAAAGGCACGAAGAGTCTCTCCTTCGTGCCTTTCGTGCGTCAGATTCCTTGTCCGGGCTCTTGTCAGTCGGCGTCCTGTCCACCTGACGATAGCAGCCAACGTGGCCGATTGATGAACTCGCCGCCGTGGAACGTCTGCTCTATTCTGCCCTTCTTCTCCAGGTAGTTGAAACAGCTTCGCATGCAGCCCGCGGAGCCCTCGATGCCGTAGCTCCCGCCGTCGCCCCAGCGCATCAGTTGAGCGTGGCCTTCAATGATGCACTCGGTCGGGAATTCCTCGGGGCGCGCTTCCGGCAGGGAGTCTCGAACGAGCCGCTCAAGGCGCTTCATTCTCAAGTTTGACCGTAACGGTGCATGTGCGGAGAGAGGCGCAGCGGCCCGGCTTTCCCAGGCACAGTTGGACCGATTCCGCATCTCCGGGCTAAAATCGGGATCGTCCTCGGATTCCCAACCAGGGCTGCTTCTCTCGGAGGCTGGCCATGAAGCACTTTATCGCGGTGGCATGGGGGTTGTTCCTGACTGGCGGCATGACACTCGCCGCAACGGTATACGGCGACGTTACCGGCGATGGACAGGTTACGCCCGCGGACGTAACACTCCTGGCGCGCGTTGCGGGCGGGCTGGCCCCGATCACCGACGGAATACGTCGCAACGGCGACGTCGCTCCCCTGAACGATTACGAAGCCGGTAGTTTCGGCGACGGACAGATCACGGTGCTGGACGCTATCCGCGTGGCGCGGTATCTGCATGCGCTGGAACCGCCTGAATGGCCGGCCCGTCCGACGTACTTCCCGCTGGAAATAGGCAATTCGTCCACTTTCCGCGCCTACAGCTCCGCCGGAACTCCCATCACAGGGCCGGGAACGGGCAATCCCGATATTACGTTCACCGCGAGCAGCCATTCACCGGAGGTGGTCGCCGGGATCACTTATGACGCATTTACTCTTTTCTCCCCCATCGAGCAGTTGAGGGTCGCGCCCACCATGGATCCGCAGAACAGCAGACGCGCGGTGGCGAGGCTCGGCGCCTCGTACTCGGATGGCTCGACGGAATCGTATTCGCCACCCGAACTCGTGCTTGAATATCCAGTCCAGAACGGGATCCAATGGGGGCCTGATGCGATGCGCGCCACGTTTGACGGGGTCGGGATTGACCTCACGTACACGGGCAGGACCGAAGGTCCGATGTCGGTCAACCTTCCCACGGGGCTTGCTTTCGACAACGCCTACAAAATCACCGTCTCGGGCGTGGGGACCGGTTACTCGTATACCGCGGTCTACTGGCACGTTGCGTTTGTGGGGCTGGTGATGACCGGCTTCTCGGAGACACAGGGGGGCACGACGACCTCCTTCATGCCGGAACTCGCCCTGGTTTCGGCCAACAACCACTGCGTCCTGTACCCCTGATCGCGGGGCGCCGCGGTGAACGATTCGCCGATCGAAGGCCGGCGAAACGGCCGGAACCGGCGCCAGCGAACAGATGTTCCGTGTTCGTCCAGGCGCCGCGGGAGGTGATATAATCGCCCTGACGCAATCTTGCGAGCTCGCCGGATCGAACCCACACCTGACCTGAGGAGGAAAGATGAGATACCAGGACCAACTGATCAACGACACCCAGGCTGCCATTGACTCGCTGTTCAAGGCGGCCCACGCAATGCCCGAGGATAAGCTCACCTGGAAGGTGGATGACAAGGGCCGGACGGCCCTCAGCCTGTGCGCGGAATGTGCACAAATGATCCCGATGACCACTGAGATGCTGAAGGCGAAGGCTATGCCCCCGATGGACGAAAGCGCCATGGAGGAGATGGGCAAACAGAGCGCCGCCTGGACGCTCGCCGACTGCGAGAAGATCTGCCGCGACGAATCCCAAAAGCTGTTCGCCGTCCTCCGGGACTACTCCGACGAGGACCTGAAGAAGCCTATCGCGCTCCCGTTTGGCGACAGAGATTGGCGGATGACCGACGTGGCCAGTTACCCGCTCTGGAATATGACCTACCACCTCGGCCAGATCAGTTTCATCCAGACGCTCTACGGCGACAACGAGATGTATTTCTAGCGGGATCTGCGGGATTCCGTCGGACGCTTGGTCGAAAGGGGCATCGTTCGCGCAGTGCGCAAACGATGCCCCTTCCTCACTGACCTGTCCCGCGGGCTTAGCGTCCCGAGCGGGTTCGGCGCGACTGCGACCACGGAGACACGCCTGCCGCCGCGGGCTTGCTCCGCTGGCTTGTGGGGCGCGGAGGGCGAGGCGCGCGGTTGAACTCGCCCTTCGGAGCGGAAGCCGTGTACTCAAACCCCTTCACGTGGCGACGCTCCAACCGGCAGCCCATCACGCGCTCAATGGACCGGACCATAGCCTCGTCGTCCGGCGACACCATCGTGTACGCGTCCCCGGTCTTCGCGGCGCGGCCGGTGCGTCCGATGCGGTGGGTGTAGTCGTCCGCTGTGTTCGGCATGTCATAGTTGACCACGTGGGAGATGGTGGACACATCGATGCCGCGCGCCGCGATGTCTGTAGCGACCAGAATTTGGAACGTGCCGTCGCGGAAGCCATTCAGCGCCGTCTGTCTCGCGTTCTGCGACAGGTTGCCCTGAAGGCAGGTTGCCCCGTGGCCCGCGGCGCTGAGTTGCTGCGCAACTCTTTTGGCGCGGTGTTTGGTGCGCGTGAACACTAGCACGGATTCGGTGTCGGTGTTGCGCAACAGCTCCATCAGCAGGCCGGTCTTGAGCCCCTGCTCCACCGGATAGAGGGCGTGCGATACCGCTTCCAGCGGCGCCGTGAGGCCGATTTCCACCGTCACCGGATCGTGGAGGATCTCCTTGGCCAGGCGGCGGATGTCATCCGGCATGGTGGCGGAAAACAGGAGGGTCTGGCGACGGGCCGGCAGGCTCTTGATGACCTGCCGGATCGAGGGCAGGAAGCCCATATCGAACATGCGGTCCGCTTCGTCGAGTACCAGGACTTCCACGCCGGTCAGGTTGATCGAGCCTCGCTGAATGTGGTCGAGCAGGCGCCCCGGGCAGGCGACGACGATTTCGGCGCCGTCACGGAGTCCACGAAGCTGCGGCCCCATGCCGACTCCGCCGTAAACGGTCATCGCGCGCAGGCCGGTCTTCTGTCCGAGTTCGGTAAACGACTCGCAAATCTGCTCGGCAAGCTCGCGGGTTGGGGCGATGACGAGCGCGCGGAGTTTTCGGCGCGGTCCGTTCATCAGGCGCTGGAGGATAGGAAGGGCGAACGCGGCTGTTTTGCCGGTGCCGGTTTGCGCAAGGCCCATCACATCTTTGTTCTGCAGGATGGGGGGGATAGTCTGGGTCTGGATCGGGGTCGGCGTGGTGTAGCCGACCGCCTTCACGCCCGCCACGATGTGGGGGTGGAAATCAAACGATTCGAATGTCACTGAGAGTCCTTTAGCTTTGTCCAAGCCAAGTCGCACTCTCAGCCCGTCCGGGAAATGGTAAAGTGCGGGCCGTACCTGAAGCGCTTCCGGAATGGAGCGCGGCTGCGACGGCAGGACCGCTTACATAGGTATTATAACACAAATCGCGAAGTTGCGCACAGCGGCGTCGTGAATCGGTCCGCCTCGTAGTAATGGGGCTTCTATTACCCGAGCTCCCCCGCATCCGTCAGCCCTGCCACCTCACGCATGTACGTCTCGAACGGATCGTGCATGTGGATGGCGCGCTCGCGGCTGAGGTAAACGCCATCCCAATCGATGATGTACTCCGCCGTTCCGCGCGCCTGCAGGGCCCTGATCGCCGCTCCGCGCCCCTTGGCCCGTGTGTTCTGTGGCGGCGTCTCCAACGCGGACGTGACGTCGGAATCGGCGACCACCCGGCGCATCGCGCCTTCCTGCTCAAGACCGTAGTAAAGGCCGCTCTCAGGTTCGATGTTGTGATACTCCATGTCGAGACTGTGCAGAGTGTCGTCGTTCCGATCTGTATGCTGGAGCGTGACATCGACCCCTTCAAATCCAATGGCAAGCACATCTCCAAAGGACGCAGGTGGTTGTGGGTGTGCGGCGTCCCGGTCGGGTGCGTTCTGCAGGATCAGTGGACGAAGGGCCTCTCAGATTCTGAGAGGCCCTTCGGATGTAACAGGTGATCTTGAGTGACGGTGCGGTTAACGACTGCCCGGATCGCCACGGGGATCGTTGTCGGACGACTCGATGTCGGCGCCGGGATCGCCACGGGGATCCTGGTCCGAAGAAAGTATCTCCTGGCCGGCATCGCCGCGAGAATCACGGTCGGACGACTCGACCTCCTGCTGAGGCTCCTCTTCATCCTTCTTGCCCAGCAGGTCCGTCACGGTTTTCAGAATATCTTCCAAAGCCATTGTTCCGCCTCCTACTATTGAGCTGACTGTCCCTGTTCATCCGGGGAAAGCGCTAGAGGTTGGTAATTGTCCTTGAACTTGGTGCGGGAAATCTCGTCCCGATACCGCGTCTGGAACGACTGCGCTTCCTGTTGAGGTACCTGGATGCCGCCTTTTGGCGGCGAAACCCAATGCGCATTGCCCTGGGCGTCCCGGTAATAGATGCCACCCGTGGCTTCCGAACGGTACAACTGGCCTGTTGCACCAGCGGTTTTGGCCGTCTCCGGAGCCTTCTGGCGGTGCTGGTAGACATAGTACAGCGCAGCCGCTCCGACGAGGAGCGCCGTTTTCTGGCCGCGAGTCAATCCCTGCCTTGTAGATGGTCCCGAGCCGGGCGCGTTGCCCGATTGGTTCGATTCGTCTTTCCGCCCGCCGCAGCCTGCCAACATGGGCGAAAGGATGCCAAGCGTGACGACGGTGGCGACCGTCCTTCTCCAACCGTAACCCATCTCCATTTTTCTTTGTCTCCTCGCAGAAACCTAAAGATGTCTTCGGCGGCGTTTCAGGCAGAGTGAATGAAGACTGACGCTATTGTACACGGCGAGGTTGCTTTCTTTCCACTACCCGGAGCGCGCTCAGTCTTCCGGTCGCCCGCTCACTCCTCGCTTAGGCTTTCGACGTCCCGCATATAGGTCTCGAACGGATCGTGCATGTGGATCGCGCGCTCGCGGCTGAGGTAAACGCCATCCCAGTCGATGATGTACTCCGCCGTTCCGCGCGCCTGCAGGGCCCTGATCGCCGCTCCGCGCCCCTTGGCCCGTGTGTTCTGTGGCGGCGTCTCCAACGCGGCCGTGACGTCGGAATCGGCGACCACCCGGCGCATCGCGCCTTCCTGCTCCAAACCGTAGTAAAGGCCGCTCTCCGGGTCGATGTTGTGATACTCCATGTCGAGACTGTGCAGAGTGTCGTCGTTCCATCCGATGTGCTGGTCCGCCATATATGCTTCCAACATCGATCGCTTGGCCACCCAGTCCAACCGGTCGGCCAGAATCATGGGGTCCCGCTCCAGCGCGTCCAGGGTTTCCTCCCATTCGCGCAAGACCCAATCTGTTTGCTCGTCCCGCCCGCTGAAGTACGTTCGCGCTGCCTCCAGGTAGAGCCGCTGAAGGTCCACCGCGCCGATCGAGCCGCCTTCGCTGCGCTCTACCGGCCATTTCCACGTCTGGTCCCGGCTGACAGATTTTAGCGTTCCGAGCGCATCCGGTATTCTGACCTCCGGCGGCACGGCGCCCATTTCCACCAGGTCCAGAACCAGCCAGGTCGTCCCTACCTTCAACGCCAGCGCGTATTCGCTCATATTCGCCTCTCCGTAGAGCAGGTGGAGGCGCTGATGATCGCTGAAATCGTAGAATGACTCGCGTTTGGGATTGATGATCGCCCTGTTGAAGCGGACGCGGCTGGAAACGGCGCGCAGGATGTGATCCGCGCGCTGGCTCAACTGATACGGAACGGAGTCGTCGAGCTCAACGCCGTAGATGTTGTCCACCCAGACGTAATCGACCTCGTATTCGCCGACGCTCATCACGTTCTTGTTGCTGCGCTGCCTCGTCAGCCGATGACCGCCCACGCGCCCAACACCGGCGAAGATCTGACGGGTGACGAGAAACGGAAGGAGATCGTTCAGGCCCTCGCGGAAGAAACGATCCTCCCCGGTAACGAGGTAGTTCTCGTGGCAGCCGAACGTGTGGCCGCCGAAGTGGTCGATGCTGTTGTTGTGAAAAGAGACGACCCCCTGCCAGCCCAACGCGTTGACAACGCTCTGGAGCAATGCCCGGCCGGCTCGGTCGTGGGCCACGAGGTCGAAGAGGTTCCGGCATTCCGGCGTGGCGTATTCCTCATGGCTCCCGACTTCATCAACGTAAAGCCGCGCGCCATTGGCGAGGAAACCGCCGCTGCGGGCGGGCTCGAAGGCGTAATTGCGGGCGTGGACGTCGATCAGCCCCAGCCCCATTTCGTAGAAGGCGTGGTCTTTGACGGCCTCGACGACCATCTCCGGCCGCCCGATAGAGCGGTCGTGCACCAGGCAGCCGAATTCCGTCTCTATCCCCACAATCCGGTCTGCCATATCTACCTCCGAGAGCATTCAGCATCCAGTTCGGAACTCGAATGCCGGACGCCGCCACTCAACTCAGTTTTACGGCGGTCCCGTAGGCGAGGACCTCCGTCGCGCCGGTGGTGTATTCGGTGGCGTCGTATCTCATCGCGATAATGCCGTCGGCGCCCATCGCCTGTGCATGCTGGACCATCAGGTCAAACGCGTGCTGCCTGGCTTCCTCGCAGACCTGTGTGTAGACTTCGATGTTCCCGCCGAAGATCTGGTTGATGCTGCCGACAAAGCCCTGCGCCACGTTTTGTGATCGCACCACGATTCCGCGAACGACTCCAATGTAACTCGAAATCGTGTGTCCCGCTACGTCGTTTCCAGTCGTTACAATCACGTTTTTCTCCTTTGGAAGTCGCCTGCATCCCAGTTCCAGGCGCTCTGTTCCTGTTAGCCTGGGTCCCACCCCCAACCCCTATCAGCGCTCATTTACAGTGCTGTGATGTGATACCCGCAGTCCACGTGGAATGTTTCGCCCGTAACCGCGGACGCCAGGTCACTGGCCAGGAAAACGCTCGCATTGGCGACCTCCTGCTGCGTCACGTTTCGGCGAAGCGGTGAGCGTTCTTCCACGGCGTGTAGCATAATGTCGAAATCGGAAATCCCGCGCGCGGCCATCGTCTTGATGGGTCCCGCGCTGAGCGCGTTCACCCGAATGTTTTTCGGGCCGAGATCCGCCGCGAGGTAGCGAACGCTCGCTTGCAGGGCTGCCTTGGCCACGCCCATCACGTTATAATTCGGGACGACGCGTTCCCCGCCAAGGTAAGTGAGCGTCTGGATGCTGCCGCCATCCGTCATGAGTGCTGCCGCATGCTTGGCCGTTTCGACGAGAGAGTATACGCTCACATCCATCGCTAGCAGGAATCCATCGCGGGAAGTATCCAGAAACGTTCCGGTCAGGTCCTCGCGCTTTGCGTAAGCGATGGCGTGAACCATCGCGTCCAGCCTGCCGTATTCCGATCGGATCTGCGCGAACACCGCCTCCACCTGGGCGGAATCAGTAACGTCGCAATTCATAACCAGCGCACCGCCGAGAGACTCGGCGAGTTCATTCACCGGCTTCTCTTCGCGATCTCCCTGGTACGTCAGCGCCAGTTTCGCCCCCTGCGCGGAATAGGCCTGCGCAATGGCCCACGCGATGCTCCATTTGTTCCTGGCGCCCATCACAAGCGCCGTTTTGCCCGCCAAAAGTCCTGACATAAACTCCTCGTTCTTCCCCACGCCTTTCCGCTGTCTTCCCGGGCAAAGCAAAGGATCTCGACGTCACGTTGAGATCCTTCCTCAAACTCAGAATGACTCCGCTCATCGCGATTACAGTGGTGTGGAGACTTCTACATCTCTGCGCTCAGTGTGATGGATAACGGGCTAACGTTTCAACTCGTCCGGGGCCAGCAGGCGGAACTTACCCTCCATCGGGAGGGTGCGATCGAGTACGCCGGCCTCCAGTGTCATGGTGGACAACTGCTCTTTCGTGTACGCCTCTACGTCGGGCTGGGTCGCAGTTTCCTCCGCGTCAGCGTCCGCGGGCCGATCCGGCTGGCCTGCCTGCATGTGGCCAACCGCCCAGGTCTCCGTCGCCACGTCGATCGCCTCAACCAGAGACAGCCCCGGCCCCGCCCGACGCAGTCGTTCCAACATCGCTTCCTCTGCCGCCGCTGTGCCGGCCGCGACTGCGAAATCCTCAAAGAAGGCGAAATCGCCGTCGAAATTCAGCGTCGCAAACCGATCGTTCTCCGGCGAGATTCCCATTTCCGCGAAAACCCCGCGGAAGGCCAGGGGCGCGTTCCACGAATCGCCGAACGCTTTTTTCAGGCCGGGGCTCAACGCGAAGCCCACAATGCGATTCACGGTCACATCGTCCGGGCTGCG
The window above is part of the Armatimonadota bacterium genome. Proteins encoded here:
- a CDS encoding dockerin type I repeat-containing protein; this translates as MKHFIAVAWGLFLTGGMTLAATVYGDVTGDGQVTPADVTLLARVAGGLAPITDGIRRNGDVAPLNDYEAGSFGDGQITVLDAIRVARYLHALEPPEWPARPTYFPLEIGNSSTFRAYSSAGTPITGPGTGNPDITFTASSHSPEVVAGITYDAFTLFSPIEQLRVAPTMDPQNSRRAVARLGASYSDGSTESYSPPELVLEYPVQNGIQWGPDAMRATFDGVGIDLTYTGRTEGPMSVNLPTGLAFDNAYKITVSGVGTGYSYTAVYWHVAFVGLVMTGFSETQGGTTTSFMPELALVSANNHCVLYP
- a CDS encoding DEAD/DEAH box helicase yields the protein MTFESFDFHPHIVAGVKAVGYTTPTPIQTQTIPPILQNKDVMGLAQTGTGKTAAFALPILQRLMNGPRRKLRALVIAPTRELAEQICESFTELGQKTGLRAMTVYGGVGMGPQLRGLRDGAEIVVACPGRLLDHIQRGSINLTGVEVLVLDEADRMFDMGFLPSIRQVIKSLPARRQTLLFSATMPDDIRRLAKEILHDPVTVEIGLTAPLEAVSHALYPVEQGLKTGLLMELLRNTDTESVLVFTRTKHRAKRVAQQLSAAGHGATCLQGNLSQNARQTALNGFRDGTFQILVATDIAARGIDVSTISHVVNYDMPNTADDYTHRIGRTGRAAKTGDAYTMVSPDDEAMVRSIERVMGCRLERRHVKGFEYTASAPKGEFNRAPRPPRPTSQRSKPAAAGVSPWSQSRRTRSGR
- a CDS encoding enoyl-ACP reductase produces the protein MSGLLAGKTALVMGARNKWSIAWAIAQAYSAQGAKLALTYQGDREEKPVNELAESLGGALVMNCDVTDSAQVEAVFAQIRSEYGRLDAMVHAIAYAKREDLTGTFLDTSRDGFLLAMDVSVYSLVETAKHAAALMTDGGSIQTLTYLGGERVVPNYNVMGVAKAALQASVRYLAADLGPKNIRVNALSAGPIKTMAARGISDFDIMLHAVEERSPLRRNVTQQEVANASVFLASDLASAVTGETFHVDCGYHITAL
- a CDS encoding ABC transporter ATP-binding protein gives rise to the protein MIRLQGVTKEYLGEGDDVFAVRDVSLHVAAGEFVAVMGRSGSGKSTLLNLIGGLEKPTSGVVQVAGKRLDQLGDTALTEFRREEIGIIFQFFNLLPTLTVAENVALPARLAGRKNGLSTRVAELLDRVGLTDRAHFRPHKLSGGEMQRAAIARALVNEPSLLLADEPTGNLDTRLATEVLEDLRATADERGCTVVLVTHSADASQFADRCYWMHDGSLGNTPYEQALPHEEAAAC
- a CDS encoding YbjQ family protein — translated: MIVTTGNDVAGHTISSYIGVVRGIVVRSQNVAQGFVGSINQIFGGNIEVYTQVCEEARQHAFDLMVQHAQAMGADGIIAMRYDATEYTTGATEVLAYGTAVKLS
- a CDS encoding proteasome accessory factor PafA2 family protein — translated: MLAIGFEGVDVTLQHTDRNDDTLHSLDMEYHNIEPESGLYYGLEQEGAMRRVVADSDVTSALETPPQNTRAKGRGAAIRALQARGTAEYIIDWDGVYLSRERAIHMHDPFETYMREVAGLTDAGELG
- a CDS encoding proteasome accessory factor PafA2 family protein; translation: MADRIVGIETEFGCLVHDRSIGRPEMVVEAVKDHAFYEMGLGLIDVHARNYAFEPARSGGFLANGARLYVDEVGSHEEYATPECRNLFDLVAHDRAGRALLQSVVNALGWQGVVSFHNNSIDHFGGHTFGCHENYLVTGEDRFFREGLNDLLPFLVTRQIFAGVGRVGGHRLTRQRSNKNVMSVGEYEVDYVWVDNIYGVELDDSVPYQLSQRADHILRAVSSRVRFNRAIINPKRESFYDFSDHQRLHLLYGEANMSEYALALKVGTTWLVLDLVEMGAVPPEVRIPDALGTLKSVSRDQTWKWPVERSEGGSIGAVDLQRLYLEAARTYFSGRDEQTDWVLREWEETLDALERDPMILADRLDWVAKRSMLEAYMADQHIGWNDDTLHSLDMEYHNIDPESGLYYGLEQEGAMRRVVADSDVTAALETPPQNTRAKGRGAAIRALQARGTAEYIIDWDGVYLSRERAIHMHDPFETYMRDVESLSEE
- a CDS encoding FtsX-like permease family protein translates to MLTLFRFISWRHLAGERFKTAVAVLGVALGIAVFLAIRLANGSVLAAFRSTVDAVSGKAQLRVYGGPQGLADGAYLKVRGAREVAAVAPIVEAAVVAPDWHNMPVTVLGVDLFSEPAFRSYTLEGGKGGRAAADFLGDPHAIAVGERLAKERGLHLGSHLRLAYGTESREWHVVAILKSDELGQAYAGRIAVVDIAAAQEAFGRLGRLSRIDVLTAPDASVGEVRATLQRTLGGGVSVERPRARSEQVESLLAAFQLNLTALSAIAVFVGMFLIYNAMSIAVVRRRREIGILRELGVTRRQIAGMFLVEGAAYGVAGSAVGVALGIALAKAALGTVSATVTALYIRVEAEHLAISAAIVAQAVAVGLVTAVIASVAPAIEAAGTPPGQTAREGSRSGTSARTIALVSLAGALMLAIAGTLSWAATVYRQPYAGMAAAFAIMSGFCLLTPAITTGLSRIARPVWDRLFGAEGLLAAGYLSASLDRTSIVVAALMVSLAMFVGVSVMVGSFRRTVEAWVDQTIRADLFLQSSTRDVSGADATVPPRVLEGLKNLPTIRAIDEYRSVDQTYRGRQTVLFAATFDVLAREGRQLFRRGESREVIAHAKQAGEAIVTEGFALKFRVNEGDAITLETPTGRHTFRIAGVFYDYETGGPMISVDRGLYRKVWRDDTVDSMAIYLKPGMDPLAVRTQIERRFAKDRLDITANRELHDLVLRIFDQTFSVTYALEFISVLVAVLGIINTMTALILQRGRELGILRAVGATRRQLQRIILLESALIGGIGYVIGAACGSALGLLLIYVINKQFFGWTVQVHWTPDVFVQGAAIMIATSILAGWLPARQAGNRRVIEAVRAE
- a CDS encoding lipocalin-like domain-containing protein, whose protein sequence is MRKLVTGSGFRVPGFGWPVVAIAVLSTASCGKKEAARPEPVTLTASAGYLPAVAGWKYDFPRDHGSHPPFATEWWYYTGHLRDNSNHTFGYELTFFRVGVSPHGAHRKSAWAVRDIYMAHLAVTDETAGTFTYFDEISRGSLGDASAAVGRLAVHLGTWSAREKDGSILLKGVKNGYGVELSALPTKPPAIHGQGGISRKGPGVGQASHYYSLTRMKTTGRICLAGKWAGVRGESWFDHEFGSASLSAGQVGWDWFSLQMDDGTEAMLYLMRSANGKPGRYSSGTLVDVSGKTTYLPADDFRVDNLAHWDSAASGANYPSKWRITIPKARWDVTVEPTVADQELRTLHSTGVTYYEGSARVSGQANGQAMSGKAYVELTGYGG